In Lascolabacillus massiliensis, a single genomic region encodes these proteins:
- the rsxA gene encoding electron transport complex subunit RsxA: MELIGIIIVAIFVNNVVFAQFLGICPFLGVSKKVDTAIGMGVAVMFVLTISTIVTYLIQKGILEPFNLQYLQTISFILIIASLVQMVEIVLKKTSPALYEALGVFLPLITTNCVILGVAILVIQKDFNLLESVIYAVATAIGYAIAIIIFSSIREQLALTKVPKAMKDIPIALITAGIIAMAFMGFSGIDQVF; the protein is encoded by the coding sequence ATGGAACTTATAGGAATTATAATAGTAGCAATTTTTGTAAATAACGTAGTATTTGCACAGTTTTTGGGTATATGCCCATTTCTTGGTGTGTCTAAGAAAGTGGATACAGCAATAGGTATGGGAGTGGCTGTAATGTTCGTTTTAACAATTTCAACAATTGTTACTTATCTTATTCAAAAAGGAATTTTGGAGCCATTTAATCTGCAATATCTGCAAACAATATCATTTATACTTATAATTGCATCATTAGTACAAATGGTTGAAATTGTACTAAAAAAAACATCTCCTGCTCTGTATGAAGCATTGGGGGTATTTCTTCCGCTGATTACTACTAACTGTGTGATTCTGGGTGTTGCTATACTTGTAATACAAAAAGATTTCAACCTGCTTGAATCTGTGATATATGCTGTAGCCACAGCTATTGGTTATGCAATTGCTATTATAATATTCTCAAGTATTCGTGAACAGCTAGCATTAACAAAAGTACCAAAAGCAATGAAAGATATCCCAATTGCTTTAATTACTGCTGGTATAATTGCAATGGCTTTTATGGGATTTTCTGGTATCGATCAGGTATTTTAA
- a CDS encoding RnfABCDGE type electron transport complex subunit G, translating into MAKLKSTFKNMFLSLFLICLTVAILLAQVNKLTAEPIAAAKAMKLQNAIGVVVPEFDNNPVEEAYLMADGSGDSLLVYPAKKGDEIVGYAINSNASGFGGEIQIIVGFDNKDKILNYAILQHAETPGLGSKMDVWFKDSAKPSQSIINRNLSEGLLSVSKDGGEIDAITASTITSRAFLEAVNRAYTAYTNSNVDTTTGATDSTWDNENNSTEEVELTEEEISNE; encoded by the coding sequence TGGCTAAATTAAAATCGACTTTTAAGAATATGTTTCTTTCGCTTTTTTTGATCTGTCTTACAGTAGCTATTCTACTTGCACAGGTTAATAAGCTGACAGCTGAACCTATAGCAGCAGCAAAGGCGATGAAATTACAGAACGCAATTGGAGTAGTGGTTCCGGAATTTGACAACAACCCGGTTGAAGAAGCTTATTTAATGGCTGATGGAAGCGGTGATTCACTTCTTGTTTACCCTGCAAAAAAAGGTGATGAAATAGTTGGATACGCTATAAATAGTAATGCATCAGGCTTTGGCGGTGAAATTCAAATTATTGTAGGCTTTGATAATAAAGATAAGATTTTAAACTACGCTATACTGCAACATGCCGAAACACCAGGATTAGGATCAAAAATGGATGTATGGTTTAAAGATTCTGCGAAACCGTCTCAATCAATTATTAACAGAAACCTTTCGGAAGGGTTATTATCTGTTTCAAAAGATGGAGGCGAAATTGATGCTATTACAGCTTCAACTATAACCTCCAGAGCATTTTTAGAAGCAGTAAACAGAGCATATACTGCATATACAAATAGTAATGTAGATACTACTACCGGTGCTACAGATAGTACATGGGATAATGAAAATAATTCTACTGAAGAAGTCGAACTAACAGAGGAGGAAATAAGCAATGAATAA
- the rsxE gene encoding electron transport complex subunit RsxE, which yields MNKNFNVLLNGIIKENPITVLLLGMCPTLATTSSAINGMSMGLATMFVLICSNAVISMLKNMIPDMVRIPAFIVVIATFVTVIEMIMNAYVPALAESLGIFLPLIVVNCIVLGRAESFAAKNSVVSSIFDGAGMGLGFTLSLTILGSVRELLGAGTIFSFNIYPEHFGSLLFILAPGAFIVLGYMISIFNSIQRKRQTN from the coding sequence ATGAATAAAAACTTTAATGTGCTGCTTAACGGAATAATAAAAGAGAACCCGATAACCGTTCTGCTGCTCGGTATGTGTCCAACTTTGGCAACAACAAGCTCTGCAATAAACGGTATGAGTATGGGTTTGGCTACAATGTTTGTATTAATATGCTCAAATGCAGTTATTTCGATGCTGAAGAATATGATTCCAGATATGGTCAGAATCCCGGCATTTATAGTTGTTATTGCGACATTTGTTACTGTTATCGAGATGATTATGAATGCTTATGTACCAGCATTGGCAGAAAGTCTCGGAATATTTTTACCACTTATAGTAGTAAACTGTATTGTATTAGGAAGGGCTGAATCTTTTGCTGCAAAAAACAGTGTAGTTTCATCAATCTTCGATGGAGCCGGTATGGGTTTGGGATTTACACTTTCACTAACAATATTGGGATCAGTCAGAGAACTTTTAGGTGCCGGTACAATTTTTTCTTTTAATATATATCCTGAACATTTCGGATCACTATTATTTATTCTCGCACCTGGTGCATTTATTGTTCTGGGTTATATGATATCTATTTTCAATAGTATCCAGAGGAAAAGACAAACAAACTAA